One Cryptomeria japonica chromosome 9, Sugi_1.0, whole genome shotgun sequence genomic window carries:
- the LOC131061911 gene encoding uncharacterized protein LOC131061911, whose product MQSLVGYPCAGASAGLRSKCNNGVKAGPRLVSGHGGCPAQQQQRFGGLQRKKTPFDLHRRVWGPKQAWLSALQALEHPKDTQWVLQPTGDGRSEHLNTELAAPSAFSVGDVGIVQDVTTIGRVAGRVDVVIPIATVSGVHARLERIEGNLFVTDLGSTNGTYIDNNRIKAWTLSPLSPGNRLTFGDHHLATFYISQST is encoded by the exons ATGCAGAGTTTGGTGGGATATCCTTGTGCAGGAGCTTCAGCTGGGCTGAGGTCTAAATGTAATAATGGTGTTAAAGCAGGTCCCCGGCTGGTCAGTGGCCATGGGGGATGCCCAGCGCAGCAGCAACAGAGATTTGGTGGGTTGCAGAGGAAGAAGACGCCTTTTGATCTTCACAGGCGAGTATGGGGGCCTAAACAGGCCTGGCTTAGCGCTCTCCAAGCTTTGGAACACCCTAAAGATACCCAATGGGTTCTTCAGCCCACTG GTGATGGGAGAAGTGAACACCTAAACACAGAACTGGCTGCTCCTAGTGCATTCTCTGTGGGAGATGTGGGCATTGTACAG GATGTGACCACCATTGGACGAGTTGCAGGGAGAGTTGATGTTGTGATTCCAATAGCCACAG TTTCGGGAGTGCATGCGCGGTTGGAGAGAATAGAGGGCAATCTGTTTGTAACGGACCTGGGGAGCACCAATGGCACATACATTGATAATAACAGAATTAAGGCTTGGACGCTTTCTCCTCTCTCTCCTGGGAACCGCCTTACATTCG